Proteins from one Capricornis sumatraensis isolate serow.1 chromosome 2, serow.2, whole genome shotgun sequence genomic window:
- the SLC6A9 gene encoding sodium- and chloride-dependent glycine transporter 1 isoform X1, whose translation MAAAQGPVAPSSPEQRTSWRMISQPTHTAVEGTPHSLRPARPGEAWAQGRAIPTLEITHEAHEGKSENGAVPSEATKKDQNLKRGNWGNQIEFVLTSVGYAVGLGNVWRFPYLCYRNGGGAFMFPYFIMLIFCGIPLFFMELSFGQFASQGCLGVWRISPMFKGVGYGMMVVSTYIGIYYNVVICIAFYYFFSSMTPVLPWTYCNNPWNTPDCMSVLDNPNITNGSQPPALPGNVSQALNQTLKRTSPSEEYWRLYVLKLSDDIGNFGEVRLPLLGCLGVSWVVVFLCLIRGVKSSGKVVYFTATFPYVVLTILFIRGVTLEGAFTGIMYYLTPQWDKILEAKVWGDAASQIFYSLGCAWGGLVTMASYNKFHNNCYRDSVIISITNCATSVYAGFVIFSILGFMANHLGVDVSRVADHGPGLAFVAYPEALTLLPIAPLWSLLFFFMLILLGLGTQFCLLETLVTAIVDEVGNEWILQKKTYVTLGVAVAGFLLGIPLTSQAGIYWLLLMDNYAASFSLVIISCIMCVSIMYIYGHQNYFQDIRMMLGFPPPLFFQICWRFVSPAIIFFILIFSVIQYQPITYNQYQYPGWAVAIGFLMALSSVICIPLYALFQFCRTDGDTLLQRLKNATKPSRDWGPALLEHRTGRYAPTIAPSPEDGLEVQPLHPDKAQIPMVGSNGSSRLQDSRI comes from the exons ATGGCGGCGGCTCAGGGACCTgtggccccctcctccccagaaCAG AGGACATCATGGAGGATGATCAGCCAGCCCACCCACACAGCCGTGGAAGGCACGCCCCATAGCCTGCGTCCTGCCAGGCCTGGGGAAGCTTGGGCACAGGGCAGGGCAATCCCCACCCTGGAGATCACCCATGAGGCCCATGAGGGCAAGTCAGAG AATGGTGCTGTGCCCAGCGAGGCCACCAAGAAGGACCAGAACCTCAAACGGGGCAACTGGGGCAACCAGATCGAGTTTGTACTGACGAGCGTGGGCTATGCCGTGGGCCTGGGCAATGTCTGGCGCTTCCCATACCTCTGCTATCGCAACGGGGGAG GAGCCTTCATGTTCCCCTACTTCATCATGCTCATCTTCTGCGGGATCCCACTCTTCTTCATGGAACTCTCCTTCGGCCAGTTTGCAAGTCAGGGCTGCCTGGGGGTCTGGAGGATCAGCCCCATGTTCAAAG gtgtGGGCTACGGCATGATGGTGGTGTCCACTTACATCGGCATCTACTACAACGTGGTCATCTGCATTGCCTTCTACTACTTCTTCTCATCCATGACGCCTGTGCTGCCCTGGACCTACTGCAATAACCCTTGGAACACGCCCGACTGCATGAGCGTGCTGGATAACCCCAACATCACCAACGGCTCGCAGCCTCCTGCCCTGCCTGGCAACGTCTCTCAGGCGCTCAACCAGACCCTCAAGAGGACAAGCCCCAGCGAGGAGTACTGGAG GCTGTATGTGCTGAAGCTGTCGGATGACATCGGAAACTTCGGGGAGGTGCGGTTGCCCCTCCTCGGCTGCCTCGGTGTCTCCTGGGTGGTCGTCTTCCTCTGCCTCATCCGAGGGGTcaagtcttcaggaaaa GTGGTGTACTTTACGGCCACATTCCCCTACGTGGTGCTGACCATCCTGTTCATCCGTGGTGTGACCCTGGAAGGAGCCTTCACGGGCATCATGTACTACCTGACCCCACAGTGGGACAAGATCCTGGAGGCCAAG GTCTGGGGGGACGCCGCCTCCCAGATCTTCTACTCGCTGGGCTGCGCGTGGGGCGGCCTTGTCACCATGGCTTCCTACAACAAGTTCCACAACAACTGTTACCG AGACAGTGTCATCATCAGCATCACTAACTGTGCCACCAGTGTCTATGCCGGCTTCGTCATCTTCTCCATCCTGGGCTTCATGGCCAATCACCTGGGTGTGGACGTGTCCCGCGTGGCAGACCACGGCCCGGGCCTGGCCTTCGTGGCATACCCAGAGGCCCTCACACTGCTGCCCATCGCCCCACTCTGGTCCCTGCTCTTCTTCTTCATGCTCATCTTGCTGGGGCTGGGCACTCAG TTTTGCCTTCTAGAGACGCTGGTCACAGCCATCGTGGATGAGGTAGGGAATGAGTGGATCCTGCAGAAAAAGACTTACGTGACCTTGGGCGTGGCTGTGGCTGGCTTCCTTCTGGGGATCCCTCTTACCAGCCAA GCAGGCATCTACTGGCTGCTGCTGATGGACAACTACGCGGCCAGCTTCTCCTTGGTCATCATCTCCTGTATCATGTGTGTGTCCATCATGTACATTTACG GGCACCAGAACTACTTCCAGGACATCCGGATGATGCTGGGGTTCCCACCGCCCCTCTTCTTCCAGATCTGCTGGCGCTTCGTCTCACCAGCTATCATCTTT TTCATTCTCATCTTCTCGGTGATCCAGTACCAGCCAATCACCTACAACCAATACCAGTATCCAGGCTGGGCCGTGGCCATTGGCTTCCTCATGGCCCTGTCCTCTGTCATTTGCATTCCACTCTACGCCCTGTTCCAGTTCTGCAGAACAGATGGGgacaccctcctccag CGTTTGAAAAATGCAACAAAGCCAAGCAGAGACTGGGGTCCCGCACTCCTGGAGCACCGAACAGGGCGCTATGCCCCCACCATTGCACCCTCCCCTGAAGACGGGCTTGAGGTCCAGCCGCTGCACCCGGACAAGGCCCAGATTCCCATGGTGGGCAGTAATGGCTCCAGCCGTCTGCAGGACTCCCGGATATGA
- the SLC6A9 gene encoding sodium- and chloride-dependent glycine transporter 1 isoform X2, with amino-acid sequence MVGKGAKGMLNGAVPSEATKKDQNLKRGNWGNQIEFVLTSVGYAVGLGNVWRFPYLCYRNGGGAFMFPYFIMLIFCGIPLFFMELSFGQFASQGCLGVWRISPMFKGVGYGMMVVSTYIGIYYNVVICIAFYYFFSSMTPVLPWTYCNNPWNTPDCMSVLDNPNITNGSQPPALPGNVSQALNQTLKRTSPSEEYWRLYVLKLSDDIGNFGEVRLPLLGCLGVSWVVVFLCLIRGVKSSGKVVYFTATFPYVVLTILFIRGVTLEGAFTGIMYYLTPQWDKILEAKVWGDAASQIFYSLGCAWGGLVTMASYNKFHNNCYRDSVIISITNCATSVYAGFVIFSILGFMANHLGVDVSRVADHGPGLAFVAYPEALTLLPIAPLWSLLFFFMLILLGLGTQFCLLETLVTAIVDEVGNEWILQKKTYVTLGVAVAGFLLGIPLTSQAGIYWLLLMDNYAASFSLVIISCIMCVSIMYIYGHQNYFQDIRMMLGFPPPLFFQICWRFVSPAIIFFILIFSVIQYQPITYNQYQYPGWAVAIGFLMALSSVICIPLYALFQFCRTDGDTLLQRLKNATKPSRDWGPALLEHRTGRYAPTIAPSPEDGLEVQPLHPDKAQIPMVGSNGSSRLQDSRI; translated from the exons AATGGTGCTGTGCCCAGCGAGGCCACCAAGAAGGACCAGAACCTCAAACGGGGCAACTGGGGCAACCAGATCGAGTTTGTACTGACGAGCGTGGGCTATGCCGTGGGCCTGGGCAATGTCTGGCGCTTCCCATACCTCTGCTATCGCAACGGGGGAG GAGCCTTCATGTTCCCCTACTTCATCATGCTCATCTTCTGCGGGATCCCACTCTTCTTCATGGAACTCTCCTTCGGCCAGTTTGCAAGTCAGGGCTGCCTGGGGGTCTGGAGGATCAGCCCCATGTTCAAAG gtgtGGGCTACGGCATGATGGTGGTGTCCACTTACATCGGCATCTACTACAACGTGGTCATCTGCATTGCCTTCTACTACTTCTTCTCATCCATGACGCCTGTGCTGCCCTGGACCTACTGCAATAACCCTTGGAACACGCCCGACTGCATGAGCGTGCTGGATAACCCCAACATCACCAACGGCTCGCAGCCTCCTGCCCTGCCTGGCAACGTCTCTCAGGCGCTCAACCAGACCCTCAAGAGGACAAGCCCCAGCGAGGAGTACTGGAG GCTGTATGTGCTGAAGCTGTCGGATGACATCGGAAACTTCGGGGAGGTGCGGTTGCCCCTCCTCGGCTGCCTCGGTGTCTCCTGGGTGGTCGTCTTCCTCTGCCTCATCCGAGGGGTcaagtcttcaggaaaa GTGGTGTACTTTACGGCCACATTCCCCTACGTGGTGCTGACCATCCTGTTCATCCGTGGTGTGACCCTGGAAGGAGCCTTCACGGGCATCATGTACTACCTGACCCCACAGTGGGACAAGATCCTGGAGGCCAAG GTCTGGGGGGACGCCGCCTCCCAGATCTTCTACTCGCTGGGCTGCGCGTGGGGCGGCCTTGTCACCATGGCTTCCTACAACAAGTTCCACAACAACTGTTACCG AGACAGTGTCATCATCAGCATCACTAACTGTGCCACCAGTGTCTATGCCGGCTTCGTCATCTTCTCCATCCTGGGCTTCATGGCCAATCACCTGGGTGTGGACGTGTCCCGCGTGGCAGACCACGGCCCGGGCCTGGCCTTCGTGGCATACCCAGAGGCCCTCACACTGCTGCCCATCGCCCCACTCTGGTCCCTGCTCTTCTTCTTCATGCTCATCTTGCTGGGGCTGGGCACTCAG TTTTGCCTTCTAGAGACGCTGGTCACAGCCATCGTGGATGAGGTAGGGAATGAGTGGATCCTGCAGAAAAAGACTTACGTGACCTTGGGCGTGGCTGTGGCTGGCTTCCTTCTGGGGATCCCTCTTACCAGCCAA GCAGGCATCTACTGGCTGCTGCTGATGGACAACTACGCGGCCAGCTTCTCCTTGGTCATCATCTCCTGTATCATGTGTGTGTCCATCATGTACATTTACG GGCACCAGAACTACTTCCAGGACATCCGGATGATGCTGGGGTTCCCACCGCCCCTCTTCTTCCAGATCTGCTGGCGCTTCGTCTCACCAGCTATCATCTTT TTCATTCTCATCTTCTCGGTGATCCAGTACCAGCCAATCACCTACAACCAATACCAGTATCCAGGCTGGGCCGTGGCCATTGGCTTCCTCATGGCCCTGTCCTCTGTCATTTGCATTCCACTCTACGCCCTGTTCCAGTTCTGCAGAACAGATGGGgacaccctcctccag CGTTTGAAAAATGCAACAAAGCCAAGCAGAGACTGGGGTCCCGCACTCCTGGAGCACCGAACAGGGCGCTATGCCCCCACCATTGCACCCTCCCCTGAAGACGGGCTTGAGGTCCAGCCGCTGCACCCGGACAAGGCCCAGATTCCCATGGTGGGCAGTAATGGCTCCAGCCGTCTGCAGGACTCCCGGATATGA
- the CCDC24 gene encoding coiled-coil domain-containing protein 24 → MPGDSLSLWELVEEHVPLPERPEVKRILGETTVDLSLELRAEVVMLRSLLQEARSIQAPGSRPTSHLSSLLAPPPLVRDLVRQELRQLLQGLRRKAICEGRDQTQAWVQYSPRVLRFALEEPRHDLPEKEMFQMRAGEPSSCHQDLSVIKDQLNMSHIDQVAGHLRALLEEECHALEREIPILQRCLEDEYTGAPQSSEASLEPTLAELKEQKAAMQQELQSPLRPSCVFPSHGPQPFGSSSQGPGSLSSLHRAAGVWASPLQCCLPAPPLEHCPKPRGLASTCRWGRKIQCSPGKRPASTPVSSAAPQAPT, encoded by the exons ATGCCTGGGGACTCCCTGTCTCTGTGGGAACTAGTGGAAGAGCACGTTCCGCTCCCGGAGCGGCCCGAAGTGAAGAGGATTCTAGGGGAGACGACGGTGGATCTGAGCCTGGAACTTCGGGCAGAG GTGGTGATGTTACGATCATTGCTCCAAGAGGCTCGATCTATCCAAGCCCCAGGATCGCGCCCCACCTCTCACCTCTCCTCCCTTCTGGCACCACCGCCCCTCGTAAGAGATCTTGTGCGCCAGGAACTGCGGCAGCTGCTCCAAGGTCTCCGCCGGAAGGCCATCTGTGAGGGCAG GGACCAGACCCAGGCTTGGGTCCAGTATAGCCCTAGGGTCCTGCGCTTTGCCTTGGAGGAGCCCAGGCATGATTTGCCAGAAAAGGAGATGTTCCAGATGAGAGCTGGTGAACCCAG CAGCTGTCACCAGGACCTCAGTGTCATCAAGGACCAGCTGAACATGTCCCACATCGACCAGGTTGCTGGACACCTGCG GGCCCTCCTGGAGGAAGAGTGCCATGCGCTGGAGAGGGAGATTCCCATCCTGCAG CGCTGCCTGGAAGACGAATATACAGGGGCCCCTCAGTCTTCTGAGGCAAGCCTAGAGCCCACCCTGGCAG AGCTAAAGGAACAGAAGGCAGCCATGCAACAGGAGCTGCAGTCACCCCTGAGGCCTTCCTGTGTCTTCCCCAGCCACGG GCCACAGCCCTTTGGGTCCTCCAGCCAGGGCCCTGGATCCCTGTCTTCCCTCCACAGGGCTGCTGGAGTTTGGGCCAGCCCTCTCCAGTGCTGCCTGCCTGCTCCTCCTCTGGAGCACTGCCCCAAACCTCGCGGCCTGGCCTCCACCTGCCGCTGGGGAAGGAAGATTCAGTGCAGCCCCGGGAAAAGGCCAGCTTCTACTCCGGTGTCCAGTGCAGCGCCCCAGGCCCCAACCTGA
- the B4GALT2 gene encoding beta-1,4-galactosyltransferase 2 — translation MSRLLGGTLERVCKAVLLLCLLHFLVAVILYFDVYAQHLAFFSRFSARGPSRALHPAASSSTNCSRPNATAPSSGLPEAPSARPGPTAPVLPPCPDSPPGLVGRLLIEFTSPMPLERVQRENPGVLLGGRYTPPDCSPAQTVAVIIPFRHREHHLRYWLHYLHPILRRQRLRYGIYVINQHGEDTFNRAKLLNVGFLEALKEDSTYNCFIFSDVDLVPMDDRNLYRCGDQPRHFAIAMDKFGFRLPYAGYFGGVSGLNKSQFLRINGFPNEYWGWGGEDDDIFNRISLAGMKISRPDIRIGRYRMIKHDRDKHNEPNPQRFTKIQNTKLTMKRDGIGSVRYQVLEVSRQPLFTNITVDIGRPPSWPPRG, via the exons ATGAGCAGACTGCTGGGGGGGACGCTGGAGCGCGTGTGCAAGGCCGTGCTCCTTCTCTGCCTGCTGCACTTTCTCGTGGCCGTCATCCTCTACTTTGACGTCTACGCTCAGCACTTGGCCTTCTTCAGCCGCTTCAGTGCACGCGGCCCCTCCCGTGCCCTCCACCCAGCTGCCAGCAGCAGCACCAACTGCTCTCGGCCAAACGCCACTGCCCCCAGCTCCGGGCTCCCCGAGGCTCCCAGCGCCCGGCCCGGCCCCACGGCTCCTGTCCTGCCACCCTGTCCTGACTCGCCGCCTGGCCTTG TGGGCCGACTGCTGATTGAGTTCACCTCACCCATGCCCCTGGAGCGGGTGCAGAGGGAGAACCCAGGTGTCCTCCTCGGTGGCCGCTATACGCCCCCTGACTGCAGCCCAGCCCAGACGGTGGCAGTCATCATCCCCTTCCGACACCGGGAACACCACCTACGCTACTGGCTCCACTACCTGCATCCCATCCTCAGGCGACAGCGACTACGCTATGGCATCTACGTCATCAACCAG CACGGTGAGGACACCTTCAACCGGGCCAAGCTGCTCAACGTGGGTTTCCTAGAGGCACTCAAGGAGGACTCCACCTACAACTGCTTCATCTTCAGTGACGTGGACCTGGTCCCCATGGATGACCGCAACCTGTACCGCTGTGGTGACCAGCCCCGCCACTTTGCCATTGCCATGGACAAATTTGGCTTCCG GCTGCCCTATGCTGGCTACTTCGGAGGTGTGTCGGGCCTGAATAAATCCCAGTTCCTGAGAATCAATGGCTTCCCCAACGAGTACTGGGGTTGGGGTGGTGAGGATGACGACATCTTCAACCG GATCTCCCTGGCTGGGATGAAGATCTCGCGTCCAGACATCCGCATAGGCCGCTACCGAATGATCAAGCACGACCGGGACAAGCATAATGAGCCCAACCCTCAAAG GTTTACCAAGATTCAAAACACGAAGCTGACCATGAAGCGGGACGGCATCGGGTCAGTGCGGTACCAGGTCTTAGAGGTGTCTCGGCAACCACTCTTCACCAATATCACGGTGGACATTGGGCGGCCCCCTTCGTGGCCTCCTCGGGGATGA